In the Primulina eburnea isolate SZY01 chromosome 15, ASM2296580v1, whole genome shotgun sequence genome, ttctGTTAACCTTCTATCAAAGTTTTTTTTCTCCTGAAAGGACTATGACTATGAATTTAATGTTAAATACCAGAAACATCACATTACAAATGTTTTCATGATTATCATAGGAGTAAATAGATTTTTCGATTTGATTTTGGGATTCCTGGAGGCCTAGTATTTATTTGCTGCAAAATTTTTGGTATAGTGAAGTTGTCTGTTCACTATATGGGCACTTTATGTTCCCGTGTGCCAGAGCATTTGAAGGGACATCATTTTTCACTAATATAATGCCCATTAATGTACTGCAGCCTTCTTTATGGAGCCGAAGATCCTTCCATAGCTGGAATGGTGTTAGACAGTGCCTTCTCTAATTTGTTTAATCTTATGATGGAACTTGCAGACGTGTACAAAATTCGGCTGCCAAAGTTTACAGTATGTTGCCATATGCTGCCATCTGATCCTTTTTGTTTTTACACAATTCAAGTTGCATGTGGCTGAACAAAACATTCATGCATAGTAAACAAATGAAACTGGCTCAATGCacttttgcaattttttttgttattctTATGTTTCTTTAACTAGTTAGGATGAAAATCCATTCCAGAATGAATTCAGTGCGTCTTTGGACATCCAGATAAAAAATCTTCAATGTATTATATTGgaaacataaaaatatattgaCCGACCAACATCATGTTCTTTAGTATGCGAATACGATCACATGTTTTGCTTCTTCTTGGTCTGTTTTATCTCTTTCAGTTGCATATTTGTGCAACAATATTACAAATTAAGCTTAGTAAAAGAGAGATTAATATTCTCGTTATTATAAGGTCTCTCAAATTTCTGAAGAATGATTTTAAATTTACCGTTTTCCTTCTGAATAATTTGTGCTACCACTTTTCATGTATTATAGGTTAAGGTGGGTATCCAGTACATGCGAAGAATAATTCAGAGAAAGGCCAAGTTTGATATCATGCGACTTGATTGTGTACAGGTCTGTACATATACGTTGGATTCTTTAGCAAGTTTATTTTGACCCTCGTTTTTTATTTGCACTTTCTGATGAGGTGAAACTGCCTTTTTAGCCGGCCCAGCACTTTCTGAACTGATCTTGGTACTTATCACGACTTAATTTTAAATTGACTATGCAGGTTGCACCAAAGTCATTTATTCCTGCTTTGTTTGGGCACGCAAAAGATGATAAATTTATCCAGCCTCAGCATTcagatattatttttaaatcatacGTGGTATGAAAACTTTCTACCAGTCTCATGTTATAAACGCCTTAATAAGAAACACTCAAATTTATTGGTTATGCAGGGTGATAAAAATATTATCAAGTTTGAGGGTGATCACAACTCATCCCGACCCCAGTTTTATTATGATTCTGTATCAATTTTCTTCTACAATGTCCTCCATCCTCCTCGGCTTCCATCTAGGAATTCAGCAAAAATTGAAACATATTATGATCTAGGAGATCTGAAGGTTAAGTCTGGTATGGACGAGGTAATTTATACGCACGTTGTTTAGTAAATCATTTCTTTTATGGGGTACTTCGAAATTTTGGATAGTGTTCAATTTTATCATTGATATAACATATCAATAATATGTCTACATATTTTGGTTGGTTTATTGTTCTTACTTAAAATTTGACCGGATTTGATGTAATATTCTAGTTGGAAGTTGGAGATGATTTAATCTCATTTATTgcatttttaaatgcatatttgtATTTATGTATGTGAATTCTACTCTATATTGGCAGTGGTGTCGTAAGAACATGTAATAACATATTACCTTATCTCCTAGTGTTTGTTTGGCTGGCACTTAAACTTGGTCAGTTGGTCGGGACCTTCTACTCAATCCAACATCAGCTTACTGTGTGGTGTGTGTCCCTGAGCAATATTCTGGCTTTGGAGCGGTGAAAAAGTATCAACTTAATTGGTTTATACTTTATATTCATATTGAATTCTACAAGCAGTTTTACTTCTTTCTTTTTGGTATTTCACATAGTACCATGTGATCTGGTAGCTGAATGACCATCCTTGCTCTTTGTGAAAGCTACGAGGAATAATCTTCATAATCCGTAAATCACCTATTCAAATTATATTCGGCGAGTCCATTTTGTGCTAAACCATAGCTGGCCAGTGAACACTTAAACTTTTCAGCTTCTCTCTTTCCTTATCGTTTATGGTTGATTTGCTTTTATCACCATTATTTCTATGTTTTATGTGGAGCTCGTCCTCTCATTACCTGATGAATACTTACGTTTTTTCCATCAGGATCTGTTGTATGAGATAATTGCTGGGATTCGAAATGTGAGTGCTGATACAGCGAGTTCTTCTTCCGCTCCATGTAATGTGTCATCAGTCAAGTCTGTGGGGGACCTCCTTTCGGACATTGCGCCAGTTGTTAGCGTAAACTTTTAACTGTTTCTGGTTTAAGTTGCTCTTATATTCAAGTAATTAATCAGTATGTGTAAGATATATTTCCGGTTTGAATCCTTAAAACTTGTCTTATAAATGTATCTACATTTACTTTATTATTGCAGGATGGCCTAGCTGTAGAAGATGCAGAACTTCACGGCATTGATGAACTGCCTTTGCAGGTACTTTGGtggtaaagaaaaaaattaaactttaCCAATATATCTCAGATTTGATTGTTTCTCATTCAATGAATAATGGACGACATAGCTATCTCTGCAAGATCTTTAGTTTTACAGTTCAGTTTTTTATTGAGTAGGACAAACGAAATGGCCAAAATGAAGAGAGTTGCTCATATACAAGCTCAAATAGAGAAAGCTGGGGACGATGCTCATCTCTTGGCAGCGACGTACCTTCTATGGATTGTACTAGTGCCAGTAACTACGATCAGGTATTTATCCATCCTCTATTCAAGGGACACGATTTCCCTCCTCACTCCCTTAATTCTTACTCAATCAATCTATTGGATCATGGGTTAAAGCTTCATGATAAGCAACTTCATGTACTGATTAGCAGAAAACTATAAAGGTGCTTGCAACCCCTCTTCGAGATTCTCAGCTAAGTTCTTTAAGCTCGCCTAAGGACG is a window encoding:
- the LOC140813563 gene encoding uncharacterized protein isoform X3 gives rise to the protein MNERGHSLRCSHYVPSQVPEDVPLPCVIYCHGNSGCRADGNEAAVVLLPSNITVFTLDFSGSGLSDGDYVSLGWHEKNDLKVVVSYLRSNEKVSRIGLWGRSMGAVTSLLYGAEDPSIAGMVLDSAFSNLFNLMMELADVYKIRLPKFTVKVGIQYMRRIIQRKAKFDIMRLDCVQVAPKSFIPALFGHAKDDKFIQPQHSDIIFKSYVGDKNIIKFEGDHNSSRPQFYYDSVSIFFYNVLHPPRLPSRNSAKIETYYDLGDLKVKSGMDEDLLYEIIAGIRNVSADTASSSSAPCNVSSVKSVGDLLSDIAPVVSDGLAVEDAELHGIDELPLQDKRNGQNEESCSYTSSNRESWGRCSSLGSDVPSMDCTSASNYDQKTIKVLATPLRDSQLSSLSSPKDDSKKKKDKASSLDTKKTKRDRFEKLEALSQRLRLCILKKVNHKRHCSS
- the LOC140813563 gene encoding uncharacterized protein isoform X2, which codes for MIEQFINFVIRPPRAEYNPDQYLWEKDFTLGGRKYLMNERGHSLRCSHYVPSQVPEDVPLPCVIYCHGNSGCRADGNEAAVVLLPSNITVFTLDFSGSGLSDGDYVSLGWHEKNDLKVVVSYLRSNEKVSRIGLWGRSMGAVTSLLYGAEDPSIAGMVLDSAFSNLFNLMMELADVYKIRLPKFTVKVGIQYMRRIIQRKAKFDIMRLDCVQVAPKSFIPALFGHAKDDKFIQPQHSDIIFKSYVGDKNIIKFEGDHNSSRPQFYYDSVSIFFYNVLHPPRLPSRNSAKIETYYDLGDLKVKSGMDEDLLYEIIAGIRNVSADTASSSSAPCNVSSVKSVGDLLSDIAPVVSDGLAVEDAELHGIDELPLQDKRNGQNEESCSYTSSNRESWGRCSSLGSDVPSMDCTSASNYDQKTIKVLATPLRDSQLSSLSSPKDDSKKKKDKASSLDTKKTKRDRFEKLEALSQRLRLCILKKVNHKRHCSS
- the LOC140813563 gene encoding uncharacterized protein isoform X1, with amino-acid sequence MIEQFINFVIRPPRAEYNPDQYLWEKDFTLGGRKYIREDLELMNERGHSLRCSHYVPSQVPEDVPLPCVIYCHGNSGCRADGNEAAVVLLPSNITVFTLDFSGSGLSDGDYVSLGWHEKNDLKVVVSYLRSNEKVSRIGLWGRSMGAVTSLLYGAEDPSIAGMVLDSAFSNLFNLMMELADVYKIRLPKFTVKVGIQYMRRIIQRKAKFDIMRLDCVQVAPKSFIPALFGHAKDDKFIQPQHSDIIFKSYVGDKNIIKFEGDHNSSRPQFYYDSVSIFFYNVLHPPRLPSRNSAKIETYYDLGDLKVKSGMDEDLLYEIIAGIRNVSADTASSSSAPCNVSSVKSVGDLLSDIAPVVSDGLAVEDAELHGIDELPLQDKRNGQNEESCSYTSSNRESWGRCSSLGSDVPSMDCTSASNYDQKTIKVLATPLRDSQLSSLSSPKDDSKKKKDKASSLDTKKTKRDRFEKLEALSQRLRLCILKKVNHKRHCSS